From the genome of Hymenobacter sp. PAMC 26628, one region includes:
- a CDS encoding outer membrane protein transport protein, with translation MLNNKNVGRRLLLAGGMAALAGGAQAQGLGNSPYSRLGIGEYYPNTGGVRQAGMGGVGLAAPNAINVNELNPALLYYTARTTFEAAYDGQYKTVKNNAASAQSGSATLGYLSLAVPLKRRWAAAVGLKPLSAVDYETNVRSTIVGAPRDSALTRYSGSGGISRAYLAQGVHVTRDLNVGFTAAYVFGTVDETTGTRIVLSDGSASQTTQDRRHVHYSDFDFRAGLHYRHNLGKDLRMNLAGVYSFPANLGARRTTTQERQDVNGATVAGTTVQTEDVNGTVKVPALAQLGISLDNDKNWSASVDVAQQQWSKFSSFGVVTTPLHNTVRIGVGGEFTPDPGSVEHYFQRVNYRVGVNVAQLPYQPAGKMLYDRSVSWGFGFPLPTSSPLEATTFSLAFTYGMRGNTDLLAAGTGASNVQENYVKMTFGVTLNNRWFIKRRLQ, from the coding sequence ATGTTGAACAATAAGAACGTAGGCCGGCGGTTGCTGTTGGCTGGGGGGATGGCGGCGCTGGCCGGCGGGGCACAGGCGCAGGGCCTGGGCAATTCGCCCTATTCGCGCCTCGGCATTGGCGAGTACTACCCCAATACCGGCGGTGTGCGCCAGGCGGGCATGGGCGGCGTGGGCTTGGCCGCGCCCAACGCCATCAACGTGAACGAGTTGAACCCGGCACTGCTCTACTATACGGCCCGCACCACGTTTGAGGCGGCGTATGACGGGCAGTACAAGACGGTGAAAAACAACGCGGCGTCGGCCCAATCGGGCAGCGCCACGCTGGGCTACCTCTCGCTGGCCGTGCCGCTGAAGCGCCGCTGGGCCGCCGCCGTGGGCCTGAAGCCGTTGAGCGCCGTGGACTACGAAACCAACGTGCGCAGCACCATCGTGGGCGCGCCCCGCGACTCGGCCCTGACGCGCTATTCGGGTTCGGGGGGCATCTCGCGGGCCTACCTGGCCCAGGGCGTGCACGTTACCCGCGACTTGAACGTGGGCTTTACGGCGGCTTACGTGTTTGGCACTGTGGACGAAACGACCGGTACCCGCATTGTGCTGTCCGACGGCTCGGCTAGCCAAACCACGCAGGACCGCCGCCACGTCCACTACTCCGACTTCGACTTCCGGGCTGGGCTGCACTACCGCCACAACCTGGGCAAAGACCTGCGCATGAACCTGGCCGGCGTGTACAGCTTCCCCGCCAACCTGGGGGCCCGGCGCACTACCACCCAGGAGCGGCAAGACGTGAACGGGGCCACCGTGGCCGGTACCACGGTGCAGACCGAGGACGTGAACGGCACCGTGAAGGTGCCCGCCCTGGCCCAGCTGGGCATCAGCCTCGACAACGACAAGAACTGGAGCGCCAGCGTGGACGTGGCCCAGCAGCAATGGTCCAAGTTTTCGAGCTTCGGCGTCGTCACGACGCCGCTGCACAACACCGTGCGCATCGGCGTGGGCGGCGAGTTCACCCCCGACCCGGGCTCGGTGGAGCACTACTTCCAGCGCGTGAACTACCGCGTGGGCGTCAACGTGGCCCAGCTGCCCTACCAGCCCGCAGGCAAAATGCTGTACGACCGCTCGGTGAGCTGGGGCTTCGGCTTCCCGCTGCCTACCTCCTCACCCCTCGAGGCTACCACGTTTAGCTTGGCTTTCACCTACGGCATGCGCGGCAACACCGACTTGCTGGCGGCCGGCACCGGTGCCAGCAACGTGCAGGAAAACTACGTGAAGATGACGTTTGGCGTGACGCTGAACAACCGGTGGTTCATCAAGCGCCGCCTGCAATAG
- a CDS encoding tetratricopeptide repeat protein encodes MRPSLLLLSAALLLAAPARAQGPRSWGPADGTALAKDYARRGEPEKAVFLLERLPAEQQTSPELFPLYVQALMDLKRYKDAEKLAKKAIKLHPDGATYGVALGGALQAAGDAAAADKQWQRVVNQLTPNQVGPVAAEFSRRELPAWAEKTYLRGRALARNETEYGPQLIQLYTQSQQQDKLLAETLRLVQQDEQQLPYVRNMLQNALKEEKDFDALEKQLLSAVQQHPEQAAYAELLLWLQVQRHDFVGALMQARALDRRGHTQGSRVLEVASIAQQNKDFESALAGYDYVLKEYRTGPLYNVARQGRLSAREDQVRSTYPVDQAQVRALATEYEQLLAELGQAPEAAQVRRRLADLYAFQLGDQAKAMGLLQAVVDQPQAPTGLVDEAKLTLGDLYLLRAEPWEATLLYSQVEKTEHDSPLGYEAKLRNARLSYFAGDFKLAQSHLDILKEATTREIANDAMQLSLLIATNTVEDTLGLALKDYAAAEQLVFQNKLPAAVAGLDALLAKYPGHSLADNAYYLKAQLQRRMGDFPAATATLGRLLAGPANGVLSDDALFLLARIQEEDLKDRPKAQALYEQVLTKYPGSIYVAEARKRFRKLRGDSVQ; translated from the coding sequence ATGCGTCCGTCCCTTCTGCTGCTGAGCGCGGCCTTACTGCTCGCCGCCCCGGCCCGCGCCCAGGGCCCCCGGAGTTGGGGCCCCGCCGACGGCACCGCCCTGGCCAAGGACTACGCCCGCCGGGGCGAGCCCGAAAAAGCCGTATTTCTGCTGGAGCGGCTGCCTGCCGAGCAGCAAACCAGCCCCGAGCTGTTCCCGCTCTACGTGCAGGCCCTGATGGACCTCAAGCGCTACAAAGACGCCGAGAAGCTGGCCAAAAAAGCCATCAAGCTGCACCCCGACGGTGCCACCTACGGCGTGGCCCTGGGCGGGGCCCTGCAAGCGGCCGGCGACGCCGCCGCGGCCGACAAGCAGTGGCAGCGCGTGGTGAACCAGCTAACGCCCAACCAAGTGGGGCCCGTGGCGGCCGAGTTCAGCCGGCGCGAGCTGCCGGCCTGGGCCGAAAAAACCTACCTGCGCGGCCGCGCCCTGGCCCGCAACGAAACCGAGTACGGGCCCCAGCTCATTCAGCTCTACACCCAAAGCCAGCAGCAGGACAAGCTGCTGGCCGAAACCCTGCGCCTGGTGCAGCAGGACGAGCAGCAGCTGCCCTACGTGCGCAACATGCTCCAGAACGCGCTGAAGGAGGAAAAGGACTTCGACGCGCTCGAAAAGCAGCTGCTCAGCGCCGTGCAGCAGCACCCCGAGCAGGCCGCCTACGCCGAGCTGCTGCTGTGGCTGCAAGTGCAGCGCCACGACTTCGTGGGGGCCCTGATGCAGGCCCGGGCCCTGGACCGGCGCGGGCACACCCAGGGCAGCCGCGTGCTGGAAGTAGCTTCCATCGCCCAGCAAAACAAGGACTTCGAAAGCGCCCTGGCCGGCTACGACTACGTGCTGAAGGAGTACCGCACGGGGCCCCTCTACAACGTGGCCCGGCAGGGCCGCCTGTCGGCCCGCGAAGACCAGGTGCGCAGCACCTACCCCGTGGACCAAGCCCAGGTGCGGGCCCTGGCCACCGAGTACGAGCAGCTGCTGGCCGAGCTGGGCCAGGCCCCCGAAGCCGCCCAGGTGCGCCGCCGCCTGGCCGACCTCTACGCCTTCCAGCTCGGCGACCAGGCCAAGGCCATGGGGCTGCTCCAGGCCGTTGTGGACCAGCCCCAGGCCCCCACCGGCCTGGTGGACGAGGCCAAGCTGACCCTCGGCGACCTGTACCTGCTGCGCGCCGAGCCCTGGGAGGCCACGCTGCTGTACTCGCAGGTGGAGAAAACCGAGCACGACTCGCCGCTGGGCTACGAGGCCAAGCTGCGCAACGCCCGCCTGAGCTATTTCGCCGGCGATTTTAAGCTGGCCCAGAGCCACTTGGACATCCTGAAGGAAGCCACGACCCGCGAAATCGCCAATGACGCCATGCAGCTCTCGCTGCTCATCGCCACCAACACGGTGGAAGACACCCTGGGCCTGGCCCTGAAGGACTACGCCGCCGCCGAGCAGCTCGTGTTCCAGAACAAGCTGCCCGCCGCCGTGGCCGGCCTCGACGCGCTGCTGGCCAAGTACCCCGGCCACTCGCTCGCCGACAACGCCTACTACCTCAAGGCCCAGCTGCAGCGGCGCATGGGCGACTTCCCCGCCGCCACCGCCACGCTCGGCCGCCTGCTGGCCGGCCCCGCCAACGGCGTGCTCAGCGACGACGCGCTGTTTTTGCTGGCCCGCATTCAGGAAGAAGACCTCAAGGACCGGCCCAAGGCCCAGGCCCTCTACGAGCAGGTGCTGACCAAGTACCCCGGCAGCATCTACGTGGCCGAAGCCCGCAAGCGCTTCCGCAAGCTGCGCGGCGACAGCGTGCAGTAG
- a CDS encoding peptidylprolyl isomerase, producing MALINTIREKSGWAVGTVAIGMLLFIVGGDLVGGKNRLFGGNDSVVGEVAGQKVELADYNNALEQAKQQFTAQQQRPPDDQALGYLRDQAWNQTIYRLAFQPEWDKLGLAVSDDELVDMVQGDNINPGIKQAFTDPKTGQFDKARLIEYLKNLDKLPPESQAAWRNFEANLPADRLANKYNSLLKNSVYVTTAEAKRFSDDQNTKATVKYLFVPYASISDSAVKVTNEQLQAYLDKHKGQYKVEDGRSVEYISVPVVASKEDSTAVRSTIATLATQFATAPADSLFVKMNSEQPYNKAFRSPADLPEQLRKQMPLAVGKVYGPYAENGTYSLYKVTGEKEGPQSARASHILIKPEAQTPQAKAAAKAKAQDLINKIKAGADFAALARQFGTDGTKEQGGDLGWFTKGRMVPEFEKAVLGAPVGLLSAPVETSFGYHVIKVTAPTTTKTYQVAEVKKAIVPTDATREAAYARAQQLKGQATDLASFRQLTTKDKTLQKQEAPNLDRNARAVNNLQNARELVRWAYGAGPSGETKIGDVSEVYEIGDQYVIAALTGTQAKGEATVAGLKPQLSALVRNDLKAQQIMAKLGKTGAIEQLATAYGPTAQLGTAEGVALGTGTLPNVGFEPLAVGAAFGLKPGQHSAPLQGEQGVLVVEPVRVAPAAAAADLKAVRQQLAQQRGSRQDGLIYEAIKAHANVKDNRSKFF from the coding sequence ATGGCGTTAATCAACACGATACGGGAAAAATCGGGCTGGGCCGTGGGCACGGTGGCCATCGGGATGCTGCTCTTCATTGTGGGCGGCGACCTGGTGGGCGGCAAGAACAGGCTCTTTGGCGGCAACGACTCCGTGGTGGGCGAAGTGGCCGGCCAGAAAGTGGAGCTGGCTGACTACAACAATGCCCTCGAGCAAGCCAAGCAGCAGTTTACCGCCCAGCAGCAGCGCCCGCCCGACGACCAAGCCCTCGGCTACCTGCGCGACCAGGCCTGGAACCAAACCATTTACCGCCTGGCTTTCCAGCCCGAGTGGGACAAGCTGGGCTTGGCCGTGAGCGACGACGAGCTGGTGGACATGGTGCAGGGCGACAACATCAACCCCGGCATCAAGCAGGCCTTCACGGACCCCAAAACCGGGCAGTTCGACAAGGCACGCCTGATTGAGTACCTCAAAAACCTCGACAAGCTGCCTCCTGAGAGCCAGGCCGCCTGGCGCAACTTCGAGGCCAACCTGCCCGCCGACCGGCTGGCCAACAAGTACAACAGCCTGCTGAAGAACTCGGTGTACGTGACCACCGCCGAAGCCAAGCGCTTCAGCGACGACCAGAACACCAAGGCCACGGTGAAGTACCTGTTCGTGCCCTACGCCAGCATTTCCGACTCGGCGGTGAAGGTGACCAACGAGCAATTGCAAGCCTACCTCGACAAGCACAAAGGCCAGTACAAGGTGGAAGACGGCCGCTCAGTGGAATACATCAGCGTGCCGGTGGTGGCCTCGAAGGAGGACAGCACCGCCGTGCGCAGTACCATTGCCACCCTGGCCACGCAGTTTGCCACGGCCCCGGCCGACTCGCTGTTTGTGAAGATGAACTCGGAGCAGCCTTACAACAAGGCCTTCCGCAGCCCCGCCGACTTGCCCGAGCAGCTGCGCAAGCAAATGCCCCTGGCGGTGGGCAAGGTGTACGGCCCCTACGCCGAGAACGGCACGTACTCGCTGTATAAAGTGACCGGCGAAAAGGAGGGGCCCCAATCTGCCCGCGCCAGCCACATCCTCATCAAGCCTGAGGCCCAGACGCCCCAGGCCAAGGCCGCGGCCAAAGCCAAGGCCCAGGACCTGATCAACAAAATCAAGGCTGGGGCCGATTTCGCGGCGCTGGCCCGGCAGTTTGGCACCGACGGCACCAAGGAGCAGGGCGGCGACCTGGGCTGGTTCACGAAGGGCCGCATGGTGCCCGAGTTTGAGAAAGCTGTGCTGGGGGCCCCCGTGGGCCTGCTGTCCGCGCCGGTCGAAACCTCGTTTGGCTACCACGTCATCAAAGTAACGGCCCCCACCACCACGAAGACCTACCAGGTGGCCGAGGTGAAGAAGGCCATTGTGCCCACCGACGCCACCCGTGAGGCCGCCTACGCCCGGGCCCAGCAGCTGAAAGGCCAGGCCACCGACCTGGCCAGCTTCCGCCAGCTGACGACCAAGGACAAGACCCTGCAAAAGCAGGAGGCTCCTAACCTCGACCGCAACGCCCGCGCCGTGAACAACTTGCAGAACGCCCGCGAGCTGGTGCGCTGGGCCTACGGCGCCGGCCCCAGCGGCGAAACCAAAATCGGCGACGTGAGCGAGGTGTACGAGATTGGCGACCAGTACGTCATCGCGGCCCTCACCGGCACCCAGGCCAAGGGCGAAGCCACGGTGGCCGGCCTCAAGCCGCAGCTATCGGCCCTGGTGCGCAACGACCTCAAGGCCCAGCAAATCATGGCCAAGCTCGGCAAAACCGGCGCCATCGAGCAGTTGGCCACCGCCTACGGCCCTACTGCCCAGTTGGGCACCGCCGAGGGCGTGGCCCTGGGCACGGGCACGCTGCCCAACGTGGGCTTCGAGCCCCTGGCCGTGGGCGCCGCCTTCGGCCTGAAGCCGGGCCAGCACTCGGCCCCGCTGCAAGGCGAGCAGGGCGTGCTGGTGGTGGAGCCCGTGCGCGTGGCCCCCGCCGCTGCGGCCGCCGACCTGAAAGCCGTGCGCCAGCAGCTGGCCCAGCAGCGCGGCAGCCGCCAGGACGGCCTGATCTACGAAGCCATCAAGGCCCACGCCAACGTGAAAGACAACCGCTCGAAGTTTTTCTAA
- a CDS encoding type III pantothenate kinase — MHTLVLDIGNTAIKAGCFAGAALREMAAGLTADEVDALVRRWGPQHLLIASVAEEAARWALRLQGLVPGRILLFEPGTTPVPLRNAYATPLTLGADRLAGAVGAAALRPGRDTLVLDAGTALKCDLVTADGTYRGGSIGPGLGMRLRALHEFTGRLPLLPLPAPDATVPLVGDSTPGALLSGVVNGAAAEANGLIAAYRQQYPALGVLLTGGDAPLLASRLAGPIFVVPELVLLGLYRILAYNVEQ, encoded by the coding sequence ATGCACACCCTAGTTCTCGACATTGGCAACACCGCCATCAAGGCGGGCTGCTTTGCGGGCGCGGCGTTGCGGGAAATGGCGGCGGGCCTCACGGCCGACGAGGTGGACGCGCTGGTGCGGCGCTGGGGCCCCCAGCACCTGCTTATTGCGTCGGTGGCGGAGGAAGCGGCCCGGTGGGCCCTGCGGCTGCAAGGCCTAGTACCAGGCCGCATCCTGCTGTTTGAGCCGGGCACCACGCCCGTGCCGCTGCGCAATGCCTACGCCACGCCCCTCACCCTGGGGGCCGACCGCCTGGCCGGGGCCGTGGGGGCCGCTGCGCTGCGCCCGGGCCGCGACACGCTGGTGCTCGACGCCGGCACGGCCCTGAAATGCGACCTCGTGACGGCCGACGGCACCTACCGCGGCGGCAGCATCGGGCCGGGGCTGGGCATGCGGCTGCGGGCCCTGCACGAGTTCACCGGCCGGCTGCCGCTGCTGCCGCTGCCCGCTCCCGATGCAACGGTTCCGCTGGTGGGCGACTCTACCCCGGGGGCCCTGCTCAGCGGCGTGGTGAACGGGGCCGCCGCCGAAGCCAACGGCCTAATTGCCGCCTACCGCCAGCAGTACCCCGCCCTGGGCGTGCTGCTGACTGGTGGTGACGCCCCCCTGCTAGCCAGCCGGCTGGCAGGCCCTATCTTTGTTGTGCCCGAACTGGTGCTGCTCGGGCTTTACCGGATTTTAGCCTATAATGTTGAACAATAA
- a CDS encoding BLUF domain-containing protein: MSSSQPQHLHRLVYQSSATVFLNESHLEPLLAKSRAWNTVHGLTGLLLYCDGELLQVLEGPADEVHAIFARIRHDARHTHVTTLADGPVGQRCFTEWSMGFRTVNSTYLASVAGYFNPAQAPTPADLAEDSCCCDLRPLVFDFLSADHSWA, encoded by the coding sequence ATGTCTTCCTCCCAGCCCCAGCACCTGCACCGCTTGGTGTACCAAAGCTCGGCTACTGTTTTTCTGAACGAGTCCCACTTGGAGCCTTTGCTCGCTAAATCGCGCGCCTGGAACACGGTTCACGGCCTCACAGGCCTGCTGCTTTACTGCGACGGCGAGCTGCTGCAAGTGCTGGAGGGCCCCGCCGATGAGGTACACGCCATCTTTGCCCGCATCCGGCACGACGCCCGCCACACGCACGTAACCACGCTGGCCGACGGCCCCGTGGGACAGCGCTGCTTCACCGAGTGGTCGATGGGCTTCCGAACCGTTAACTCGACTTACCTGGCCTCGGTGGCCGGGTACTTCAACCCCGCGCAGGCCCCAACTCCCGCCGACCTGGCCGAAGACAGCTGCTGCTGCGACCTGCGCCCGCTGGTCTTCGACTTCCTAAGCGCGGACCACAGCTGGGCGTAG
- the recJ gene encoding single-stranded-DNA-specific exonuclease RecJ, whose amino-acid sequence MPPPAAKSWNFAPAPDPALVSAITEALPVGPEVGALLVQRGLDTPEAAAAFIYSDLRQLPDPFLLHDMDLAVDRLVRALETGEKVLVLGDYDVDGITSVALVISYLTPLFGAERLRDYIPDRYTEGYGISHTAVDVAAAEGYGLIVALDCGIKALEPVAYAAAKGVDFIICDHHLPGDELPAAVAVLDPKRADCCYPYKDLSGCGVGFKLMQGLGQRLGRDTAPLYDLLDLVTVSIAADVVPVTGENRVLAAHGLRRFNEDAHLLRPGLAALRELATLREGPLTLSSLVFGFAPRINAAGRMGDARRAVAMLLAADQQEARHTTEVVDRMNQERRGSDQATTQEALALIAASPTLQTSHATVLYQAHWHQGVLGIVASRCLDQYYRPTVILTQRDGKATGSARSVAGFDIHSALEACAPLLEQYGGHRAAAGLTLKVENVPAFQEQFEEVVARTQATAHLVRPVEIDALLPVARITDGFLQDLRPLEPFGPGNPNPVFATARVLAVPGSAREVGNGHLKIRLVAADAPGPAVEVIGFGLAGYLPQINEGRPFDACYTLEMNEYRGSRHVQLRLLDLRWA is encoded by the coding sequence ATGCCACCACCCGCCGCCAAAAGCTGGAACTTTGCGCCGGCCCCCGACCCGGCGCTGGTTTCAGCCATCACCGAGGCCCTGCCCGTGGGGCCCGAAGTAGGGGCCCTGCTCGTGCAGCGCGGCCTCGACACCCCCGAAGCCGCCGCCGCGTTCATCTACTCTGACCTGCGCCAGCTGCCCGACCCCTTCCTGCTGCACGACATGGACCTGGCCGTAGACCGCCTCGTGCGGGCCCTGGAGACGGGTGAAAAAGTGCTGGTGCTGGGCGACTACGACGTGGACGGCATCACGTCGGTGGCGCTGGTCATCAGCTACCTCACGCCCCTGTTTGGCGCCGAGCGCCTGCGCGACTACATCCCCGACCGCTACACCGAGGGCTACGGCATCAGCCACACCGCCGTGGACGTGGCCGCCGCCGAAGGCTACGGCCTCATTGTGGCCCTCGACTGCGGCATCAAAGCCCTGGAGCCGGTGGCCTACGCCGCGGCCAAGGGCGTCGATTTCATCATCTGCGACCACCACTTGCCCGGCGACGAGCTGCCCGCCGCCGTGGCCGTGCTCGACCCCAAGCGCGCCGATTGCTGCTACCCCTACAAAGACTTGTCGGGCTGCGGCGTGGGCTTCAAGCTGATGCAGGGCTTGGGCCAGCGCCTGGGCCGCGACACGGCCCCGCTCTACGACCTGCTGGACTTGGTGACGGTGAGCATTGCCGCCGACGTGGTGCCCGTGACCGGTGAAAACCGTGTGCTGGCCGCCCACGGCCTGCGCCGCTTCAACGAAGACGCCCACTTGCTGCGCCCGGGCCTGGCCGCCCTGCGCGAGCTGGCTACCCTGCGCGAGGGGCCCCTGACGCTCAGCAGCCTGGTGTTCGGGTTTGCGCCGCGCATCAACGCTGCCGGGCGCATGGGCGACGCCCGCCGCGCCGTGGCCATGCTGCTGGCCGCCGACCAGCAGGAAGCCCGCCACACCACCGAAGTGGTGGACCGCATGAACCAGGAGCGCCGAGGCTCCGACCAAGCCACCACCCAGGAGGCCCTGGCCCTGATTGCCGCCAGTCCCACCCTGCAAACATCCCACGCCACGGTGCTCTACCAGGCGCACTGGCACCAAGGCGTACTTGGCATCGTGGCCTCGCGTTGCCTCGACCAGTACTACCGCCCCACCGTCATCCTCACGCAGCGCGACGGCAAGGCCACGGGCTCGGCGCGCTCGGTGGCGGGGTTCGACATCCACTCGGCCCTGGAGGCCTGCGCCCCGCTGCTGGAGCAGTACGGCGGCCACCGCGCCGCCGCCGGCCTCACCCTGAAGGTCGAAAACGTACCCGCGTTCCAGGAGCAGTTCGAGGAAGTGGTGGCCCGCACCCAGGCCACGGCCCACCTGGTGCGGCCCGTCGAAATTGACGCCCTGCTGCCGGTGGCCCGCATCACCGACGGCTTTTTGCAGGACTTGCGGCCCCTGGAGCCCTTTGGGCCTGGCAATCCCAACCCGGTGTTTGCCACGGCCCGCGTGCTGGCCGTGCCCGGCAGTGCCCGCGAAGTGGGTAATGGCCACCTCAAAATTCGCCTTGTGGCCGCCGACGCGCCGGGCCCCGCCGTGGAAGTCATCGGCTTTGGACTGGCCGGCTACCTACCCCAAATCAACGAAGGCCGCCCCTTTGATGCGTGTTACACGCTGGAAATGAACGAGTACCGTGGTAGCCGCCATGTGCAGCTGCGGCTGCTGGATTTGCGCTGGGCGTAG
- a CDS encoding pseudouridine synthase, with product MGKQHFSKDKNDRRGGGSSGSGRPSSSDRPSSERRSFSGDRPSSDRRPNTGPGGFGGGSRGAERGGAGREQSGGGSYGGGRPSFGGGSREQSGGASGRPSFDGGKRFGGNAERRPYGQGGGASYSAARRDERPDSSREQRTGTSYGRTERSPERPPREGFGRNGGEANERPARPYQPRENWSGQPYRQEGRPAVPRGTPGERNRKFQKQNPYGAPEGETSASRSTTGTGFGRSTPREESAPRSADERGPNRPIRAARPFEANPPQPREERGDDRNSRPDRNDRNAGGDRDGSRDRGFGGARGGEGGFERKFTPGAFGKRDGAPGAPRSNGERPGGFEKRGFGGERDAVRVGNARPDGDERPALGKFAQRREELKAQERSVRRSGTGYGTAVQTNRADKPRFGERPGEAPDYKNLKHYDADPNRGNKRRRDQENQDFATDELRLNRYIANAGICSRREADALIASGEIRVNGEVVTEMGYKVQPTDTVQYGKTNLNREKSVYVLLNKPKDFLTTTDDPEGRRTVMELVANASKERIFPVGRLDRNTTGLLLFTNDGEVAQRLSHPSHKNKKIYQVELSTPLTEDDLRKIGEGIELEDGKAEVDDVAVVAGNPHFVGIEIHIGRNRIVRRIFEHLGYDVVALDRVQYAGLTKKELPRGKWRFLSEQEVIRLKYFM from the coding sequence ATGGGCAAGCAACATTTTTCCAAAGACAAGAACGACCGTCGCGGCGGTGGTTCCAGCGGCTCCGGCCGTCCATCGTCCAGCGACCGGCCCAGCAGCGAGCGGCGCTCTTTTTCGGGCGACCGGCCCAGTAGCGACCGGCGCCCCAACACGGGCCCCGGGGGATTTGGTGGCGGTAGCCGCGGCGCCGAGCGCGGCGGTGCCGGCCGCGAGCAATCGGGCGGCGGTAGCTACGGCGGCGGCCGGCCTTCGTTCGGCGGAGGTAGCCGTGAGCAATCCGGCGGCGCCAGTGGCCGGCCCTCGTTTGACGGGGGCAAGCGGTTTGGCGGCAATGCCGAGCGGCGGCCCTACGGCCAGGGCGGTGGCGCCAGCTACAGCGCCGCGCGCCGCGATGAGCGGCCTGACAGCAGCAGAGAGCAGCGCACCGGCACCAGCTACGGCCGTACCGAGCGCAGCCCCGAGCGGCCCCCGCGCGAAGGCTTCGGCCGCAACGGCGGCGAGGCCAACGAGCGCCCCGCCCGGCCCTACCAGCCCCGCGAAAACTGGAGCGGCCAGCCCTACCGCCAGGAAGGCCGGCCGGCCGTGCCCCGCGGCACACCGGGCGAGCGCAACCGGAAATTCCAAAAGCAGAACCCCTACGGGGCCCCCGAGGGCGAGACAAGCGCTAGCCGCAGTACCACGGGCACCGGTTTCGGCCGTAGCACGCCCCGCGAGGAAAGCGCCCCGCGCTCGGCCGACGAGCGGGGTCCTAACAGGCCCATCCGGGCAGCGCGGCCCTTCGAGGCCAACCCGCCGCAGCCCCGCGAGGAGCGCGGCGACGACCGTAACAGCCGCCCCGACCGCAATGACCGCAACGCGGGTGGCGACCGTGACGGCAGCCGCGACCGGGGCTTCGGTGGCGCGCGCGGCGGCGAAGGCGGCTTCGAGCGCAAGTTTACGCCGGGCGCATTCGGCAAGCGCGATGGGGCCCCGGGGGCCCCGCGTAGCAACGGCGAGCGGCCGGGTGGCTTCGAGAAGCGCGGCTTTGGCGGCGAGCGCGACGCGGTGCGCGTGGGCAATGCCCGCCCCGACGGTGACGAGCGCCCGGCTTTAGGCAAGTTCGCGCAGCGCCGCGAGGAACTGAAGGCCCAGGAGCGCAGCGTGCGTCGCTCGGGCACCGGCTACGGTACCGCTGTCCAAACCAACCGCGCCGACAAGCCCCGCTTCGGCGAGCGCCCCGGTGAGGCCCCCGACTACAAAAACCTCAAGCACTACGACGCCGACCCGAACCGCGGCAACAAACGCCGCCGCGACCAGGAGAACCAGGATTTTGCCACCGATGAGCTGCGCTTGAACCGCTACATCGCCAACGCCGGCATTTGCTCGCGCCGCGAGGCCGACGCGCTAATTGCCTCCGGCGAAATCCGGGTGAACGGTGAAGTGGTGACGGAAATGGGCTACAAGGTGCAGCCCACCGACACGGTGCAGTACGGCAAGACTAACCTTAACCGCGAAAAGTCGGTGTACGTGCTGCTGAATAAGCCCAAGGATTTCCTCACCACCACCGACGACCCGGAGGGCCGCCGCACGGTGATGGAGCTGGTAGCCAACGCCTCAAAAGAGCGCATCTTCCCGGTGGGCCGCCTCGACCGCAACACCACCGGCCTGCTGCTCTTCACCAACGACGGCGAGGTGGCCCAGCGCCTCTCGCACCCCTCGCACAAGAACAAGAAAATCTACCAGGTCGAGCTGAGCACGCCGTTGACTGAGGACGACCTGCGCAAGATTGGCGAAGGCATCGAGCTGGAGGACGGCAAGGCTGAGGTGGACGACGTGGCCGTGGTGGCGGGCAACCCGCACTTCGTGGGCATTGAAATCCACATCGGGCGCAACCGCATCGTGCGCCGCATTTTCGAGCACCTAGGCTACGACGTGGTGGCCCTGGACCGCGTGCAGTACGCCGGCCTTACTAAGAAGGAATTGCCCCGCGGCAAGTGGCGCTTCCTGAGCGAGCAAGAGGTAATTCGATTGAAGTACTTCATGTAA
- the lptC gene encoding LPS export ABC transporter periplasmic protein LptC has translation MGPRALRARPGRRQRPGAGWLAGGLLALALVGCDEQKTVGPTLIYKGPNMESTNVLELFSDSARLQIRLTAPLEQRYENGDVIYTKGVSVTFYAKDKSVVNTLTAHYGKLEQTKNLFTMRGDVRVANVPEQQKLFTEELFYDRNKGQIYTDSAMFVRVETLTERLTGYGLKANQNFSTYRITRPEGVFAIDQSVAP, from the coding sequence GTGGGGCCCCGGGCACTGCGTGCGCGGCCCGGGCGTCGGCAGCGCCCCGGGGCTGGCTGGCTGGCTGGCGGCCTACTGGCGCTGGCGCTGGTGGGCTGCGACGAGCAAAAAACCGTGGGGCCCACGCTCATCTACAAGGGCCCCAATATGGAAAGCACCAACGTGCTGGAGCTGTTCAGCGATTCGGCGCGGCTCCAAATTCGCCTCACGGCGCCGCTGGAGCAGCGCTACGAAAACGGCGACGTGATTTATACCAAGGGTGTGTCCGTTACTTTTTACGCCAAGGATAAGTCAGTGGTGAATACCCTGACGGCCCACTACGGCAAGCTGGAGCAAACCAAAAACCTGTTCACCATGCGCGGCGACGTGCGGGTGGCCAACGTGCCCGAGCAGCAGAAGCTCTTCACCGAAGAGCTGTTTTACGACCGCAATAAGGGGCAGATCTACACCGATTCGGCCATGTTCGTGCGGGTCGAAACGCTCACCGAGCGCCTCACTGGCTACGGCCTGAAGGCCAACCAGAACTTCTCCACCTACCGCATCACCCGGCCCGAGGGCGTATTCGCCATCGACCAGTCCGTGGCCCCGTAG